The Geothrix sp. DNA segment GCGAGGGATCCTGCCCCGGTGGCCCAGCGGCGAAGGCCACGCGCTCCCGCCAGGCGGTGGTGTGGCTCGCCAGCGCCTCGCGGAAAGCGAAGCGCAGCAGGCCCGCGCAGTCCCGCTGGGCGGGCTCCCAGGCGGGGCTGGGACCCTCCAGCTGCTGCTCCAGCAGCGCCACGAACCAGGTGCGGAAGGCCTCGCGGTCGCCCTCCTCCCCGAGCGCCGCGGCGAAGGCCGCGGGCGTGGGCGCCATGGACAGGGACTGTCGGAATCCTGGCCAGGCGGTGACGACCGCCACCACCGGGTGGTCGGCGGTGAAGTAGAAGCCCGCGGTGGCGCTGCCCCAGGCCGGAGCCCCGGACAGGGCCACGCCCCAGCCGGGACGCCTCAGGCCCAACAGGCTGCGGCTCTCCACGCGGACATGGCGCACCGGATTGGCGGGGTCGGCCTCCACCACCACCCCATGGCGGACGGGGGCCAGGGTCGCGAAGGCGACTGCGACCACGGCCGAGGCCGCGACCAGGCTGGGAACGGGCTTCATCGCGGCCGTCCCTCCAGGCCGCCAGGGGTCCAGTTCCAGTCGATCCGCACGGGCCCCAGGGCCTTCACGGCGCCCAGGAAGGGGCCGAGGCTGAAGGCCAGTTCCGCGGCGGCCTCATCGCCGGTGGTGGTCTCGCCGATCCACCAGCCGCTGCCGGTGCGGCTGCGGAGGAAGGCCAGCAGCAGGTTCTCCAGCTCCTTCGCGGTGCGC contains these protein-coding regions:
- a CDS encoding DUF1175 family protein gives rise to the protein MKPVPSLVAASAVVAVAFATLAPVRHGVVVEADPANPVRHVRVESRSLLGLRRPGWGVALSGAPAWGSATAGFYFTADHPVVAVVTAWPGFRQSLSMAPTPAAFAAALGEEGDREAFRTWFVALLEQQLEGPSPAWEPAQRDCAGLLRFAFREALASHTTAWRERVAFAAGPPGQDPSPRFAPDWRQGFPTPEGPQPFAKGAYLRRLSCVPLGRDLQLARPGDLIFFARGGAHAQPDHAMAFVRPDVDGAPMLLYHTGPEGSGRQPGELRRVRLDDLLHHPDPDFRPLLENPAFLGLYRWRLLAGEAPDASNPRS